The following are encoded in a window of Primulina eburnea isolate SZY01 chromosome 4, ASM2296580v1, whole genome shotgun sequence genomic DNA:
- the LOC140830867 gene encoding gamma-glutamyl hydrolase 2-like isoform X1, whose protein sequence is MPPPQPPPPRPMPLFVPPLSLGTSSPTATSTASSSAASTSPSSSASSNISDYLWTTLLIGLSKAAARSTAPSLVLPGDAEVLREAPTCQAADVKLNYRPVIGILSHPGDGASGRLNEASNASYIAASYVKFVESAGARVIPLIYNEPKDILYKKLNLVNGVLFTGGWAKDGIYFEVAELIFKIVLRKNDAGDHFPLLAICLGFELLTMIVSKDNRVLEEFNAASHASTLQFVKSIDINETVFQRFPPVLLKKLSTECLIMQHHCYGISPERFQNNKKLCNFFEILTTSADKDNKVCVSTVMARRYPVTAFQWHPEKNAFEWGIPTIPHSEDAVQVTQQVANFFVREARKSLNRPSARKILDNLIYNYSPTYCGKAGRGFDEVYIFT, encoded by the exons ATGCCTCCCCCGCAACCTCCGCCACCGCGGCCTATGCCGCTGTTTGTTCCACCACTCTCCTTAGGCACTTCCTCCCCCACCGCCACCTCTACTGCCTCCTCTTCAGCTGCTTCTACTTCTCCATCGTCGTCTGCTTCATCGAACATTTCAGATTACCTCTGGACCACCCTTCTAATTGGTCTCTCTAAGGCAGCTGCTCGGTCGACGGCTCCGTCGCTTGTTTTACCAGGCGACGCCGAAGTGCTTCGTGAGGCTCCGACTTGCCAGGCTGCTGATGTTAAGCTTAATTACCGTCCAGTTATTGGAATCCTCAGCCACCCAGGGGATGGCGCCTCTGGTCGCCTCAATGAAGCCAGTAATGCCTCTTATATTGCTGCATCTTACGTCAAGTTCGTTGAATCCGCTGGTGCTCGGGTCATTCCACTTATTTATAACGAACCGAAGGATATTCTTTACAAA AAACTCAATTTGGTTAATGGAGTGCTTTTTACAGGAGGATGGGCAAAAGATGGTATTTACTTTGAGGTTGCGGAATTGATTTTTAAG ATAGTTCTAAGGAAGAATGATGCTGGAGATCATTTCCCTTTGCTTGCCATCTGCTTAGGTTTTGAACTGTTAACAATGATTGTCAGCAAG GATAATCGAGTCCTTGAAGAATTTAATGCTGCAAGTCATGCTTCTACGTTGCAGTTTGTTAAAAGTATAGATATAAATGAAACTGTATTTCAAAG GTTTCCTCCAGTGTTGCTGAAAAAGCTAAGTACGGAATGCCTTATAATGCAGCATCATTGT TATGGAATATCACCAGAAAggtttcaaaataataaaaagttgTGCAACTTTTTCGAGATCTTGACAACTAGTGCGGATAAGGATAATAAG GTCTGTGTCTCAACAGTTATGGCACGCAGATACCCTGTAACTGCTTTCCAGTGGCACCCGGAG AAAAATGCTTTTGAATGGGGCATACCAACAATTCCGCACTCGGAAGATGCTGTTCAAGTGACTCAACAAGTTGCAAACTTTTTTGTCCG GGAGGCTAGGAAGTCCTTGAATCGACCATCTGCTCGAAAAATACTTGACAACCTTATATATAATTACAGTCCCACGTATTGTGGAAAGGCTGG GAGGGGGTTTGATGAGGTTTACATTTTCACCTAG
- the LOC140830867 gene encoding gamma-glutamyl hydrolase 2-like isoform X2 produces the protein MPPPQPPPPRPMPLFVPPLSLGTSSPTATSTASSSAASTSPSSSASSNISDYLWTTLLIGLSKAAARSTAPSLVLPGDAEVLREAPTCQAADVKLNYRPVIGILSHPGDGASGRLNEASNASYIAASYVKFVESAGARVIPLIYNEPKDILYKKLNLVNGVLFTGGWAKDGIYFEVAELIFKIVLRKNDAGDHFPLLAICLGFELLTMIVSKDNRVLEEFNAASHASTLQFVKSIDINETVFQRFPPVLLKKLSTECLIMQHHCYGISPERFQNNKKLCNFFEILTTSADKDNKVCVSTVMARRYPVTAFQWHPEKNAFEWGIPTIPHSEDAVQVTQQVANFFVREARKSLNRPSARKILDNLIYNYSPTYCGKAG, from the exons ATGCCTCCCCCGCAACCTCCGCCACCGCGGCCTATGCCGCTGTTTGTTCCACCACTCTCCTTAGGCACTTCCTCCCCCACCGCCACCTCTACTGCCTCCTCTTCAGCTGCTTCTACTTCTCCATCGTCGTCTGCTTCATCGAACATTTCAGATTACCTCTGGACCACCCTTCTAATTGGTCTCTCTAAGGCAGCTGCTCGGTCGACGGCTCCGTCGCTTGTTTTACCAGGCGACGCCGAAGTGCTTCGTGAGGCTCCGACTTGCCAGGCTGCTGATGTTAAGCTTAATTACCGTCCAGTTATTGGAATCCTCAGCCACCCAGGGGATGGCGCCTCTGGTCGCCTCAATGAAGCCAGTAATGCCTCTTATATTGCTGCATCTTACGTCAAGTTCGTTGAATCCGCTGGTGCTCGGGTCATTCCACTTATTTATAACGAACCGAAGGATATTCTTTACAAA AAACTCAATTTGGTTAATGGAGTGCTTTTTACAGGAGGATGGGCAAAAGATGGTATTTACTTTGAGGTTGCGGAATTGATTTTTAAG ATAGTTCTAAGGAAGAATGATGCTGGAGATCATTTCCCTTTGCTTGCCATCTGCTTAGGTTTTGAACTGTTAACAATGATTGTCAGCAAG GATAATCGAGTCCTTGAAGAATTTAATGCTGCAAGTCATGCTTCTACGTTGCAGTTTGTTAAAAGTATAGATATAAATGAAACTGTATTTCAAAG GTTTCCTCCAGTGTTGCTGAAAAAGCTAAGTACGGAATGCCTTATAATGCAGCATCATTGT TATGGAATATCACCAGAAAggtttcaaaataataaaaagttgTGCAACTTTTTCGAGATCTTGACAACTAGTGCGGATAAGGATAATAAG GTCTGTGTCTCAACAGTTATGGCACGCAGATACCCTGTAACTGCTTTCCAGTGGCACCCGGAG AAAAATGCTTTTGAATGGGGCATACCAACAATTCCGCACTCGGAAGATGCTGTTCAAGTGACTCAACAAGTTGCAAACTTTTTTGTCCG GGAGGCTAGGAAGTCCTTGAATCGACCATCTGCTCGAAAAATACTTGACAACCTTATATATAATTACAGTCCCACGTATTGTGGAAAGGCTGGGTAA